The following coding sequences lie in one Arthrobacter sp. SLBN-122 genomic window:
- a CDS encoding MarR family transcriptional regulator — protein MFVMTIDQRGSTGDQDRVPALLGQVSRLELPESGHPLFDRSVGDEVQGVVRDPSTVVEIALHALREGRWYVGIGVGSVSLPPGASPREGTGTAFVAARKAVELAKGAGSQVPLSVVAGIMARETRRGTPAGEGVQACANAEAVLRLLGRLVQDRTEAQWRVVDALRRLAADGQGAGRHGSQKRVALELGISEQSVSRTLLRAGWQEEWAARPAVSMLLGFADSQVAQALEDGRA, from the coding sequence ATGTTCGTCATGACCATCGACCAGCGCGGAAGCACCGGTGACCAGGACCGGGTCCCGGCGCTGCTCGGACAGGTTTCGCGCCTCGAACTTCCCGAATCCGGACACCCGCTGTTCGACCGATCCGTCGGGGATGAGGTTCAGGGAGTGGTGCGGGACCCTTCCACTGTGGTGGAGATAGCGCTGCACGCCCTCCGGGAAGGCCGCTGGTACGTGGGGATCGGCGTCGGAAGCGTTTCCCTGCCCCCGGGCGCCAGCCCGCGCGAAGGGACCGGAACTGCTTTTGTTGCCGCCCGCAAGGCGGTGGAGCTCGCTAAAGGCGCAGGTTCCCAGGTGCCGCTGTCAGTGGTGGCCGGCATCATGGCAAGGGAAACCCGCAGGGGAACCCCTGCGGGGGAAGGGGTTCAGGCGTGTGCAAATGCGGAGGCGGTTCTTCGGTTGCTCGGCCGGCTTGTGCAGGACCGGACGGAAGCCCAGTGGCGGGTGGTCGATGCCCTGCGTCGCTTGGCTGCAGACGGGCAGGGTGCCGGCCGGCACGGAAGCCAGAAGCGGGTGGCCCTTGAACTTGGAATCTCGGAGCAGTCGGTGAGCCGGACCCTGCTTCGGGCCGGCTGGCAGGAAGAATGGGCAGCCAGGCCGGCGGTTTCCATGCTTCTCGGTTTTGCCGACTCCCAGGTTGCCCAGGCACTCGAGGATGGCCGGGCATAA